The following proteins are co-located in the Solanum pennellii chromosome 1, SPENNV200 genome:
- the LOC107007861 gene encoding serine/threonine-protein kinase BSK2: MGCLQSKTVNVQSPDKEPSQDDSKTDLANGDQVDQDQVPAFKEFSLAELRAATNGFSSELIVSESGEKAPNVVYRGKLRSNRLAAIKRFSRQSWPDAQQFVAEAAGVGKVRHKRLVNLIGCCAEGDERLLVAEYMPNDTLSKHLFHWEKQPLPWEMRVRVAYYIAQALDHCNTENRKIYHDLNAYRILFDEEGDPRLSSFGLMKNSRDGKSYSTNLAYTPPEFLRTGRVIAESVMYSYGTVLLDLLSGKHIPPSHALDLIRGKNVLLLMDSSLEGQYANEDATALVELASKCLQYEARDRPEIKFILNAVEPLQKQKEAASHVLMGLIKTPVVLPTMLSPLGKACARMDLTAVHDILLKTGYKDEEGAENELSFQEWTQQVQDMLNTKKFGDIAFRDKDFKNAVDYYSKLVSMMSVPSGTVFVRRALSYMMNGQPELALRDAMQAQVCLPEWPTAFYMQALALSKLGMETDAQDMLNDGASFEAKKLNSWRN; encoded by the exons ATGGGCTGTTTACAGTCCAAAACTGTAAATGTTCAGTCCCCTGATAAAGAACCTTCTCAAGATGACTCAAAAACAGATCTTG CTAATGGGGATCAAGTAGACCAAGATCAAGTGCCTGCATTCAAGGAATTTAGTCTTGCGGAACTCCGGGCAGCAACAAATGGCTTTAGCAGTGAATTAATAGTTTCTGAAAGTGGTGAGAAAGCTCCCAATGTTGTCTACAGAGGGAAGCTTCGTAGCAACAGGCTAGCTGCCATCAAGCGCTTCTCCAGACAATCGTGGCCTGATGCCCAACAGTTTGTG GCAGAGGCAGCTGGAGTTGGCAAGGTTCGGCATAAGAGATTGGTGAATCTAATTGGCTGTTGTGCAGAGGGAGATGAGCGCCTATTGGTTGCAGAATACATGCCTAATGATACTCTCTCGAAGCATCTCTTCCACT GGGAGAAACAACCGTTGCCGTGGGAGATGCGAGTAAGAGTTGCATACTATATTGCTCAGGCTCTGGATCATTGCAATACTGAAAACAGAAAAATATATCATGATTTGAATGCTTACAGAATTCTTTTTGATGAG GAAGGTGACCCTCGATTGTCTAGTTTTGGTCTAATGAAAAATAGCAGAGATGGAAAGAGCTATAGCACCAATCTTGCTTATACACCTCCTGAGTTTTTGCGCACAG gcCGAGTAATCGCAGAAAGTGTGATGTACAGCTATGGGACTGTTCTGCTGGACCTGCTGAGTGGAAAACATATCCCACCAAGCCAT GCACTAGACTTAATTAGGGGTAAAAATGTATTGTTATTAATGGATTCATCCTTGGAAGGACAATATGCCAATGAAGATGCAACAGCATTGGTTGAACTTGCTTCAAAGTGTCTCCAATATGAGGCAAGGGATCGACCTGAAATTAAGTTCATTCTAAATGCAGTGGAGCCCCTTCAAAAGCAGAAGGAG GCCGCGTCACATGTCCTGATGGGTCTAATAAAAACTCCAGTGGTGCTTCCAACCATGCTCTCACCTCTAGGAAAGGCTTGTGCGAGGATGGACCTCACTGCTGTCCATGATATCTTGCTCAAAACAGGTTATAAAGATGAGGAGGGTGCTGAAAATGAG CTCTCATTCCAAGAATGGACACAACAAGTTCAAGATATGTTGAATACCAAGAAATTTGGGGATATTGCTTTTCGGGACAAGGATTTTAAGAATGCAGTTGACTATTACTCTAAG TTAGTATCAATGATGTCTGTTCCTTCTGGCACTGTTTTCGTGAGGCGAGCCCTTTCCTACATGATGAATGGCCAACCAGAACTCGCACTAAGGGACGCTATGCAAGCCCAGGTGTGCTTGCCCGAGTGGCCTACTGCATTTTATATGCAGGCTCTTGCCCTATCCAAGCTTGGCATGGAAACTGATGCACAAGACATGCTCAATGATGGTGCCTCCTTTGAAGCAAAGAAGTTAAACAGTTGGCGTAACTGA
- the LOC107015588 gene encoding protein NRT1/ PTR FAMILY 7.3-like — protein MECLNIGKMEVKLGNMPHEEFTLDGTVDQHGCPAVRATTGKWFAGVLLLVNQGLATLAFFGVGVNLVLFLTRVMGQDNAEAANNVSKWTGTVYIFSLLGAFLSDSYWGRYKTCAIFQAIFVAGLVLLSLCSYIFLIKPNGCGDEEAPCGSHSSFHTILFNVSIYLIALGNGGYQPTIATFGSDQFDEDHPQESHSKLSFFSYFYLALNLGSLFSNTILVYFEDKGMWTLGFSASAGSAILALVLFLIGTPWYRHFKPTGNPISRFCQVVVAAIRKWNIEQPSKGDELYEGDGRELADNSSRNILHTEEFSFLDKAAIITSKERLDNPWRLCSVTQVEEVKCILRLFPIWLCTILYSVVFTQMASLFVEQGDAMKTTVSGFHIPPASMSSFDILSVAAFIFIYRRVLDPLVASLKKSSPRGLTELQRMGVGLIIAIMAMVAAGIVEHFRLKHANKDCSHCTNSSSLSIFWQVPQYVLIGASEVFMYVGQLEFFNGQAPDGLKSFGSALCMTSISLGNYVSSLLVSIVIKISANDKMPGWIPGNLNKGHLDRFYFLLAALTIADFVVYLICAKWYKYIEFEQRSSGKQDEEKQGDLRF, from the exons ATGGAGTGCTTAAACATTGGCAAAATG gaAGTCAAGTTAGGTAATATGCCACATGAAGAATTCACCCTTGATGGAACTGTAGATCAGCATGGCTGCCCTGCTGTGCGTGCCACGACTGGAAAATGGTTTGCTGGTGTTCTATTACTTG TGAATCAAGGTTTAGCTACACTAGCATTTTTTGGAGTTGGAGTGAATCTAGTCCTATTTCTTACAAGAGTTATGGGGCAAGATAATGCTGAAGCAGCTAACAATGTTAGCAAATGGACTGGAACTGTTTACATCTTCTCACTTTTGGGTGCTTTCTTAAGTGATTCCTATTGGGGTAGATACAAGACTTGTGCCATCTTCCAAGCCATTTTTGTCGCG GGACTAGTGTTATTATCATTATGTTCATACATTTTCTTGATCAAGCCTAATGGCTGTGGAGATGAAGAAGCCCCTTGTGGATCACATTCAAGTTTCCATACTATACTCTTCAATGTGTCCATTTACTTAATTGCTCTTGGAAATGGAGGGTATCAACCTACCATTGCAACATTTGGATCagatcaatttgatgaagatcATCCTCAAGAAAGTCACTCAAAATTATCTTTCTTTAGCTATTTCTACTTAGCATTGAATCTTGGATCTCTGTTTTCAAACACCATTTTGGTCTATTTTGAGGATAAGGGAATGTGGACATTGGGTTTTTCAGCATCAGCTGGATCAGCTATTTTGGCATTAGTTCTGTTTCTTATTGGGACACCTTGGTACAGACACTTCAAGCCAACCGGGAACCCCATTTCAAGATTTTGTCAAGTGGTTGTAGCGGCAATTAGGAAATGGAATATAGAGCAACCTTCAAAAGGAGATGAGTTATATGAAGGCGATGGAAGAGAGCTTGCTGATAATAGCAGTCGAAACATACTGCATACGGAAGAATTTAG TTTTTTGGATAAAGCAGCTATAATTACATCAAAGGAGAGATTAGATAATCCGTGGCGCCTTTGTTCAGTGACTCAAGTTGAAGAAGTGAAATGCATCCTAAGACTATTTCCAATTTGGCTTTGTACAATACTCTACTCTGTTGTGTTCACTCAAATGGCCTCTTTATTTGTGGAACAAGGCGATGCCATGAAAACCACCGTCTCAGGCTTTCACATCCCTCCTGCAAGCATGTCAAGCTTCGATATCCTTAGTGTTGCAGCATTCATTTTCATCTACAGGCGAGTTCTTGACCCCCTCGTTGCAAGCCTAAAGAAGTCATCTCCAAGAGGACTGACCGAGCTCCAACGTATGGGAGTTGGCCTCATAATTGCTATAATGGCAATGGTAGCAGCTGGAATAGTAGAACATTTCAGGTTAAAACATGCCAACAAAGATTGTTCACATTGCACAAATTCGAGTTCTTTAAGTATTTTCTGGCAAGTCCCACAATATGTACTAATTGGAGCATCAGAGGTTTTCATGTACGTTGGACAATTGGAGTTTTTCAATGGACAAGCACCTGATGGATTGAAAAGCTTTGGAAGTGCACTTTGCATGACTTCAATTTCACTAGGGAACTATGTCAGCAGTTTACTTGTTTCCATTGTTATTAAAATTTCGGCTAACGATAAAATGCCTGGATGGATACCAGGAAACCTCAACAAAGGCCATTTGGATAGATTTTACTTCCTCTTAGCAGCATTGACAATAGCTGATTTTGTGGTCTACCTCATTTGTGCTAAGTGGTACAAGTACATTGAGTTTGAACAAAGAAGTAGTGGAAAACAAGATGAAGAGAAGCAGGGTGATTTGAGATTCTAG
- the LOC107008238 gene encoding protoheme IX farnesyltransferase, mitochondrial — MWRNSVGFSSKLLTSKSSCSRLPLLNHGVASRSTSTAAGSGPESTEAAGTVKVGFSSTEWVRTGSPSSSAVDLSSFAAASVLKGRDIVDMAKHYGRCYAELSKARLSMLVVATSGTGYILGSGSAIDYMGLCCTCAGTMMVAASASTLNQVFEVKNDAKMNRTKKRPLPSGRISIPHAVTWAASTGILGTGLLASKANMLAAGLGASNLVLYAFVYTPLKQIHPINTWVGAIVGAIPPLLGWAAASGQVSLNGMLLPAALYFWQIPHFMALAYLCRKDYADGGFRMYSLADASGQRTASVALRNCLYLLPLGYLAYDWSLTSGWFCLESTLLALAISGTAISFYLNRTTKDARRMFHASLLYLPVFMSGLLVHRVTESEQQMTIEHMSKIIELSPSLETTEAAQEEKRKQSIGNGQRRPPVAYASVAPFPFLPAPSYATF; from the exons ATGTGGAGGAACTCGGTGGGTTTCTCTTCAAAACTCCTCACATCCAAATCTTCATGCAGTCGTCTTCCTTTGCTTAATCATGGCGTTGCCAGCAGATCCACTTCTACAGCCGCCGGCTCCGGACCGGAGTCTACTGAAGCAGCCGGTACAGTAAAGGTGGGATTTTCATCGACGGAGTGGGTTCGAACCGGATCTCCGAGTTCTTCAGCTGTCGATCTTTCATCTTTTGCGGCTGCATCAGTTTTGAAAGGTAGGGATATTGTGGACATGGCTAAGCATTACGGGCGGTGTTATGCGGAGCTTTCTAAAGCTCGCTTAAG CATGCTTGTAGTTGCAACCTCTGGCACTGGGTATATCCTTGGGAGTGGTAGTGCCATTGACTACATGGGACTTTGCTGCACATGTGCTGGCACAATGATGGTTGCGGCATCAGCTAGCACATTAAATCAG GTGTTTGAGGTGAAAAATGATGCTAAGATGAACAGAACCAAGAAAAGACCATTGCCGTCAGGGCGAATCAGTATACCCCATGCAGTAACATGGGCAGCTTCTACTGGCATCCTGGGCACTGGTTTACTGGCTAGCAAG GCTAATATGTTGGCAGCTGGCCTTGGTGCGTCGAATCTTGTGTTGTATGCATTTGTATACACACCACTAAAGCAGATACATCCAATTAATACATGGGTCGGCGCAATTGTTGGAGCTATTCCTCCCCTGCTTGG GTGGGCTGCAGCTTCTGGTCAGGTGTCTCTCAATGGAATGCTCCTCCCAGCTGCTCTGTATTTTTGGCAAATACCTCATTTCATGGCCTTAGCCTACTTGTGTCGTAAAGATTATGCTGACGGAGG GTTCAGAATGTACTCTCTTGCTGATGCTTCTGGTCAGAGGACTGCCTCTGTAGCCTTGAGAAACTGCCTATATCTACTACCATTGGGTTACCTAGCCTATGATT GGAGTTTAACATCTGGGTGGTTTTGCCTGGAATCGACACTTCTTGCTCTGGCAATCAGCGGTACAGCAATATCATTCTACTTGAACCGTACAACCAAAGATGCTAGGAGAATGTTCCATGCCAGCCTTCTGTATCTTCCTGTATTTATGTCTGGGCTTCTAGTTCATCGTGTTACCGAGAGTGAACAGCAAATGACTATTGAACACATGAGTAAGATTATCGAGCTGTCACCTTCATTGGAAACTACAGAAGCggcacaagaagaaaaaagaaagcaGTCCATAGGAAATGGTCAACGTCGGCCACCTGTAGCATATGCCTCGGTTGCTCCATTTCCTTTCTTGCCAGCTCCTTCATATGCTACATTTTAA